A genomic segment from Nicotiana sylvestris chromosome 1, ASM39365v2, whole genome shotgun sequence encodes:
- the LOC138870068 gene encoding uncharacterized protein — MGPTGRDSRSKQDNSRYDHRSRDRESGSSSRFGKEQNAREMGDGDRGSKVKFGDYNFNVSTSELVAVLRSMGDKVGWPNKIRSNPNRRNPDFWCEFHNDHGHKMTDCRLLQGEVDHILKQGYLTKLFSEKYKQAYMKNMQEPPKTPSPKRTVNVISGGEEINGVTYMSAKKVSKITVTHGKRVRHVLEEESITFEDAEADGVLTPHNDALVISLLVHDTNVKSVLIDPGSSVNIILLRVLNEMKAKDKLVAKAHTLSSFGNSSVVTKGDESQYSQKELSKIRNFRW; from the coding sequence ATGGGACCAACAGGAAGAGACTCGCGTTCAAAGCAGGATAACTCAAGGTACGATCATAGATCGAGAGATAGAGAGTCAGGCTCATCGTCAAGGTTTGGTAAAGAGCAAAACGCACGAGAGATGGGAGATGGTGATAGAGGCTCAAAGGTAAAATTTGGCGATTACAATTTCAATGTTAGCACATCAGAGTTAGTAGCAGTATTAAGAAGCATGGGTGATAAGGTGGGGTGGCCAAATAAAATAAGATCAAACCCGAATAGGCGAAATCCTGATTTctggtgcgagtttcacaacgaTCATGGTCACAAAATGACAGATTGTAGATTGTTGCAAGGTGAAGTTGACCATATATTAAAGCAAGGATATCTAACCAAATTGTTTAGTGAAAAATATAAGCAAGCGTATATGAAGAACATGCAGGAGCCCCCTAAAACACCTTCACCAAAAAGGACTGTTAACGTTATAAGCGGAGGAGAAGAAATTAATGGCGTGACATATATGTCAGCCAAAAAAGTTTCTAAGATTACAGTCACACATGGGAAGCGGGTTCGACATGTTTTGGAAGAAGAAAGTATTACATTTGAAGATGCAGAAGCAGATGGTGTACTAACTccacacaatgatgcactggtaatatctttacttgtacatgacactAATGTGAAAagtgttttgattgatccaggaagcTCCGTGAACATCATTTTGCTAAGAGTGTTAAACGAAATGAAAGCTAAAGATAAGTTGGTGGCCAAGGCGCATACTTTATCTAGTTTTGGCAACTCAAGCGTCGTAACAAAAGGAGATGAGTCACAATattcgcagaaggagttgtcaaagatacgAAATTTCAGGTGGTAA
- the LOC138874721 gene encoding squamosa promoter-binding-like protein 7, which yields MKEIQRKFCSGGSEHTAVCSPCEDSTCRKSEFSEFMLDVAWLLREPSSENVQIVASVQMQRFNYLLNVLMESQSTIILKRVLPYFENMVNRNLLAGITDAEMRLFQRNIYEKNNLLKETLQLKEYWTGDAGKIMQEANTSSDIFQNHMKSVFPVNNEDVEVPHEHNLEFGSAYWESTSTVPLLDAELALRVKEQSGKPCGFLVRKTVLTSRTLVFVITGFAVCLGLCATFLHPRKVGEFAMTIRRCLFDNS from the exons atgaaagaaatacaaCGGAAGTTCTGTTCTGGAGGGTCAGAACACACTGCTGTTTGTTCTCCATGTGAAGATTCCACGTGTAGAAAATCAGAATTCTCAGAATTTATGTTGGATGTGGCATGGTTACTAAGGGAGCCTTCATCAGAAAATGTTCAGATTGTGGCGTCTGTACAGATGCAGAGATTTAATTATTTGTTGAATGTTTTAATGGAAAGTCAGTCGACTATTATTTTGAAAAGAGTATTGCCTTATTTTGAAAATATGGTGAATAGAAACTTGTTAGCTGGCATCACTGATGCTGAAATGAGGCTTTTTCAGAGGAATATTTATGAGAAAAATAATCTGCTCAAGGAAACATTGCAGCTAAAGGAATATTGGACGGGAGATGCGGGAAAGATTATGCAGGAGGCAAATACTTCTAGTGATATCTTCCAAAATCATATGAAATCTGTTTTTCCAGTTAACAATGAG GACGTGGAGGTACCACATGAGCATAACCTAGAGTTTGGTTCAGCTTATTGGGAAAGCACTTCAACAGTCCCACTTTTGGATGCAGAATTGGCATTGAGAGTGAAGGAGCAGTCAGGGAAGCCTTGTGGCTTCTTGGTTAGAAAGACAGTTTTGACATCTCGTACTCTTGTGTTTGTAATCACTGGTTTTGCTGTGTGTCTTGGTCTATGTGCAACCTTCCTGCACCCCAGAAAAGTTGGTGAATTCGCTATGACAATTCGGAGGTGTCTGTTTGACAACTCTTAA